A section of the Rhipicephalus sanguineus isolate Rsan-2018 chromosome 11, BIME_Rsan_1.4, whole genome shotgun sequence genome encodes:
- the LOC119373576 gene encoding amine sulfotransferase — protein MNEDSLIQVDGILVNDFLREENVRAAMHYEPGEDDVFIASYPKCGTTWTQYIVCNIFTRGNAPNNVTDFLLQAPYFDFMGADAPKKMPKPGALMTHLPFNMRRHSNKARYIYVARNPYDCAVSYYHYLLGHTPKTCTEVSFETFVKAFIAGRVPYGDYFDHLLSWYEHRHDPNVLFFTYEDLKKDTSSWVLKMADFLGKQEYGDVLRADPKLFQRILDSCSLGNMRQVFDCRCDSFVNALLELPEEKRLESMEIYRKKGAAKRESHEGSGRVRKGKIGDWKNHFTTPELLDAMKGWINEKTKGTDVMRLWEDLNLP, from the exons ATGAACGAAGACTCGCTCATCCAAGTCGACGGCATACTGGTCAACGATTTCCTTCGCGAGGAAAACGTGCGCGCGGCGATGCACTACGAACCTGGAGAAGATGACGTGTTCATTGCCAGCTATCCGAAGTGCGGTACAACCTGGACTCAGTACATCGTGTGCAACATCTTCACACGAGGCAACGCTCCCAACAACGTGACCGATTTCCTGCTGCAGGCGCCGTACTTTGATTTCATGGGCGCCGACGCTCCGAAGAAGATGCCGAAGCCCGGAGCTCTGATGACGCACTTGCCGTTTAACATGCGCCGCCACTCTAACAAGGCCAG GTACATCTATGTGGCCAGAAACCCGTACGACTGTGCCGTCTCGTACTACCATTACCTTCTTGGACACACACCCAAGACCTGCACTGAGGTTTCGTTCGAGACATTCGTGAAGGCATTCATCGCTGGACGCGTGCCCTACGGGGACTACTTCGACCACCTCCTCTCGTGGTATGAGCACCGGCACGATCCCAACGTCCTCTTCTTCACGTACGAAGACCTGAAGAAGGACACGTCGTCGTGGGTGTTGAAGATGGCCGACTTTCTCGGCAAGCAAGAATACGGAGACGTGCTGCGAGCTGACCCCAAGCTCTTCCAAAGAATCCTGGATTCCTGCAGCCTGGGAAACATGCGGCAAGTGTTCGACTGCAGATGCGACAGCTTTGTCAACGCGTTGCTGGAGCTTCCTGAGGAGAAGAGGCTCGAGTCCATGGAGATCTACAGGAAGAAAGGCGCTGCCAAACGTGAGTCCCACGAGGGTTCGGGCCGCGTACGTAAGGGCAAGATTGGCGACTGGAAGAACCATTTCACGACGCCCGAGCTCTTGGACGCGATGAAGGGCTGGATCAATGAGAAAACCAAGGGCACAGACGTGATGCGGCTTTGGGAAGACCTGAACCTACCTTGA